GTCTCTCTGGTCGGACTGTGCTGTTTAAAATTAACTTCGAGGAGCTATCCAGTAAAAAGAACTCGAAAGTAACAGTTATTTTTGGCCAGGCCTACATCTCTCACAATTGGCAAGAATAGGCCTTCTAGAATGTTTGTTTGATGACGTCTGCTTGGGTTTTTAGATCTATTATGACATcattcaccattggccactttgtCACTCTCAAGTCTAAAGGTGAATCTGTTTATGACGTTAAATTGTTGACTCCACAATCAATATCTATCAATAAAAAAGCAAGCGTATTTGTGATTCATGAATGGGTCGTTCGGGTCACCTACCGGCATCTTGATGCAGCGCTCTGCCTCCTTGGTTTTAGCTGTCAGCTGAATCTGGGCTGCTTGTAGCGCTTGGCCCGTCTCACCAAagcgcctccccagctcctccttctCTCGCTTCAGGTTCTCCTTCTCCTTGTAGATGAGGGACATCTCGGCATCGCACCTGGCCTGCTGCCTCTGGACTGCCGCCTTCGTCTCCGTCACCATGGACTCCTTGGTCCTCTGGCACTCGTCCAGTTGGCTCTTGTCCTGCGTCTGCTGTGTCCTGAGCAGGCTGTTCTCTGCTATGACTGAGGAAACATGGGTGTTCAGTCGATTCACTGAGTCTTTCACAAAATTGGTGAGCTCGGCAGTGATAGGCCTGCAGTCCTGGCCAAGCGGGTTCACATGTGGGCTAAGCTGGAAGGGGGACACAgcctggttgggcatggccttctGCACAGCGGCGTTAAAGTTCCTCTCCAGCTGCTTCAGTTCCGCCTGGAACCGATCATCAATGGCCGAACAGGAGGCCTTGAACTGGTTGAGCTGGTCTGAGAGGGCTCTCTTCTCTTCCCGCAACGCAAGCATTTGCTTGTGGAAGCTTTCGCGCTCAGCTGTCGCCGTGTCTGCTGCCTGCACCAGTGTTTGTTTGCCCGTGGTGCAGTTGTGGATCGCAGCGAGCTGGTTCATCGCCAAGTGATGTTTCTCCTCCCTCAGCTGCAGCTTCTCAGCTAGGAGTGCAAAGAAGAAGGCTCAAGGTTAGCAGAAGAAAAACTCCCCCTTTATATTGCCAACAAAAAGGATTGTTTGATGACGACCACTTTCCAGGCCGTCAGAGTCTCAAATTTTGGGGACTATTGGAAATGACTTTAGGAAGTCAGAGTGGTTTGTCTTAGATCACACAACACATTGAAGGTCTACAGCCAGGGACTCACCCGGCATACACGGCTGTGACTTCAGCCGGTGACCACTACTGCTGCACAAGGAGACAAGGCAGGGGCTGTGTTGAAGTTAGGTTCATGGTGTGACATGACGGACATAGACGGAAGAACACTGGAATGCTGGGAACTCTTGATGACAATAGAGTTGCGCACGGCCAACAATGGCTAACAAAGGCCTTCTCCGTCATTCTGTAGTTTCTCTCGGTTTCACTTTGTTTGGTTTTCTACCCTTAATGGAGGTAAAATTGCCTTTTAGTACTCTCCCCTGTCATGATACACGGGGAGAGCGCTTTAAATTACTGTATGCCCCAAGAAGGAAGCACTATAATGCCGTTCGGGCATTCCACACACTGAGAGTAGAGTTTTCTAAATGAAACACAAACTCAAAAAAATGTTAAAGCAGGCGGCCTATTACAGGACTGGGCATCTTCTGCTctcttgtcttcaatggagctcccaacattccaatgttctaagatGGATTCTGGGTCTCATCTGCTCtcttgtcttcagtggagctcccaacattccaatgttctaagacGGATTCTGGGTCTCATCTGCTctcttgtcttcaatggagctcccaacattccaatgttctaagatGGATTCTGGGCCTCATCTGCTCtcgtcttcaatggagctcccaacattccaatgttctaagatGGATTCTGGGCCTCATCTGCTctcttgtcttcaatggagctcccaacattctaatgttctaagaCGGATTCTGGGTCTCATCTGCTCCTTGACCCAAACCTGGATAGGTTTCGCTGCCTGTGCAACCACAGTAAAACCTGAATAACTAGTCATGTCCCCGTACACCCTCGCTGTACAAGGTCAAGCTCTGAGAATGGCCACCCTCCGCCCGTGGCCGTCCGGCCCTCTGCGTGTGGGTACACAATTCACCCTACTCCCTCGCCAGCTCCATTTCAATAAGAAAAACTCTTCACCCGTGGAGAGGAATTTTCTGCAGAGAACACAGAATTTTTAGTTACTGGCTGACTTTTCACAAAACCCCTAAAcataacctacaactaaccccgaGCCTCTTCCCAGCCTGAtctgttctctcccctaaacatatccatgcatttttcacattttttcaagcttttttttccaaaatattctAATTTTTTAGagtttatttttctactttttttctcCGATTTTTTGTTATTCTTCTTTCTAAAATTCTATTTTACACAGCTAACTGAGCCATCACTATTCCACCTTTGCCAGGAGGCCTTCGTGGCCCTGAAATAAGACTGGCAGAGCTCTCACTCACCGCTGCAcgtgaggttcagttccttcatcTGCTGTTCGCACTTGGTTGCAGTGTTTATTGCAGTTCTGCAACTCATCGTCAGCATTCGGAGCTGCATCTGCAAATTGGGACAACAGGGAAAGAAAACGTGTGATGAATTTGGGGAAGAAACAAGATAACGTGGCAGCAAAAATCACCCTTGTGATGgggaaatatttaatatttttgaaGGATGCTTGGAAGAAAATTGctactacagcagtggttcccaaacttttcactTCTGTAAACTCCCCAcgttatcactactggaaccctgggaccccccctgaatcattattgggatccgggcaccccccccccaccaccacaactgagttattactgaaaactggagacctaatctgttaataatgtttaattttctcagcagttcAATGTTTGACTTCAAGGACTACAAGCATTAGGGTAGAATTACATCATCAATAAAGTCATTACCCGGTGGAAATCTTCATGGAAATGTTCTACTTTCCAAATAAAATGAGGAAGGAGACtctttttgtttgtttcattttcccTAATCTTGaattgaaaaagaaagaagagCTGTTCACTGACGAGGGGCAGGAGGTTGGCAGTGCCCCTGCTCTTTCACAGTGGAACGGTGGCACCGAGTAACACCACAGCATCGTAGAAGTGGCGTGGCCATGCGGCATGTAACCCCGAGGCATCATGGGAACATCTGGGTAAGGAGCGTGCTTCACACAGTGGGGCATTATGGGCACACTGTGTCGTGGCAACGGTACTCTACATTTCATATCACATTGATACTGGTCTGGCATTATTGCGTTACATGCAATGGTAAAGTAGGTGCTGGTCTTGCGTTAGTGTTTACAGGCTCTGGCGAGGCTGAAACTGGCATCACACAGCGCTTTGCATGCTGAGGCAATGCTGCACTGGTCTGGCATTAGAGCTATACAATGCAGGGGAAACGTGCATTCTTGTCTGCATTGGTGCTTCATATGATGGGATGATGTGAATACTGGCCTCGCTTGACTTCTTTCTGTGCGTGGGCAATGTGCATACTGTTGTACTGATGTTGTGGCAATGTGTATCCTGGTGTGGCATTAGTAATTCACATGCTGGGGCAATGTGTATACTGGTCTGGTGAGTGGTGTAGGAGCCTGGCATTGATgagcagtgtgagaggctgtcactggtgagcagtgtgagagtctggcattgatgagcagtgtgagaggctgtcactggtgagcagtgtgagagtctggcattgatgagcagtgtgagaggctgtcactggtgagcagtgtaagagcctggcattgagtagtgtgagaggctggcactggtgagcagtgtaagagcctggcattgagtagtgtgagaggctggcactggtgagcagtgtaagagcctggcattgagtagtgtgagaggctggcactggtgagcagtgtaagagcctggcattgatgagtagtgtgagaggctgtcactggtgagtagtgagagaggctggcattgatgagtagtgtgagaggctgtcactggtgagcagtgtgagagcccagcattgatgagtagtgtgaggcTGTCACTGATGAGCAGTGTAAGAGCCTCGCATTGATGAGTAAtgcgagaggctgtcactggtgagcagtgtaagagccTGGCACTGAGGACTGTGAGAGGATGTTGCATCttacactactcacctgtgacaccctctcacactactcatgaatgccaggctctcacactgctcaccagtgacagactcttacactactcatcaatgccagcctcACGCATTGCTCACCAGTGActgcctctcacactactcatcaatgccaggctctcacactgctcaccagtgacagcctctcacactactcatcaatgccagcctcctacactgctcaccagtgacagcctctcacactactcatcaatgccaccctctcacactgctcaccagtgacagcctctcacactactcatcaatgccagcctctcacagtactcaccagtgacagcctctcacactactcaccagtgacagcctctcacactactcatcaatgccaggctcttacactgctcaccagtgacagcctctcacagtaCTCAGTGCCAGGCTCTAACACTGCTCACAAGTGACaccctctcacactactcatcaatgccaggctcctacactgctcaccagtgacagcctctcacagtaCTCAGTGCCAGCCTCTCACACAGCTCACCAGTGCCAGCCTCTCACACTcctcatcaatgccaggctctcacactgctcaccagtaacAGCCTCTCACAGTACTCAGTGCCAGGCTCTCACACTACTCACCAgtgccagcctctcacactactcatcaatgccagcctcttacactactcatcaatgccaggctcttacactgctcaccagtgacagcctcacacactactcatcaatgccagccaTTCACACTACTCATCAGTGCCAggctcttacactgctcaccagtgacagccgcACACACTACTCGTCAatgccagcctctcacactacttatCAATTCCAGcctcttacactgctcaccagtgccagcCTCTCACACTAATCAATGCCAGcctcttacactgctcaccagtgacagactCTCACAGTACTCAGTGCCAGGC
This portion of the Pleurodeles waltl isolate 20211129_DDA chromosome 12, aPleWal1.hap1.20221129, whole genome shotgun sequence genome encodes:
- the PLVAP gene encoding plasmalemma vesicle-associated protein, with product MDKSPYTMSKFGLEYKDSLHSKQKGCWSYLKYFFLFTSLIQSLIILGLVLFMVYGNPQISNESHLQEKERSAHDMNRQIMGFKAQMANMSRLLNATRREADQSRLLQQSAQRFMGVLNHTNAALRTENMQLRMLTMSCRTAINTATKCEQQMKELNLTCSAEKLQLREEKHHLAMNQLAAIHNCTTGKQTLVQAADTATAERESFHKQMLALREEKRALSDQLNQFKASCSAIDDRFQAELKQLERNFNAAVQKAMPNQAVSPFQLSPHVNPLGQDCRPITAELTNFVKDSVNRLNTHVSSVIAENSLLRTQQTQDKSQLDECQRTKESMVTETKAAVQRQQARCDAEMSLIYKEKENLKREKEELGRRFGETGQALQAAQIQLTAKTKEAERCIKMPLNTGTGMRPVGVNLNDLNEQISKILGDKTKNPASF